The genomic region AAAAACGTTTTATGGCGGCCACCATTCAAGGGGTGCGGGTGATCAACTGCTACGTACCCAATGGAGCCGACCTGAGCAGTGATAAGTATCTCTATAAACTGGATTGGTTAGAGAAGCTGCATCAGTTTGTCGAGCAGGAGATGAAACGCTATCCTGAGCTGGTTGTGCTTGGTGATTATAATATCGCGCCAGATGATCGGGATGTCTATGATGCAACCTTTTGGGAGGGGCGTATTCTGGTCTCTGCGCCAGAGCGGGCGGCCTACCAACACCTGCTGAACTTAGGTTTGGTCGATGGTTTTCGTCATCTTAATGAAGCCGAGGGCTTCTTCAGCTGGTGGGACTATCGCCAAGGCTCTTTTCGTCGGGATATGGGGGTTCGTATCGATCACCTGCTCTCAAGTAGTGCATTAACAGACAGGCTAACAGCGTGTCATATTGACAAGGTGCCACGGGGATGGGAGCGTCCCTCGGATCATGCCCCTGTCATTGCCCACTATCAGGAGTAAGGGAGATGATGATCCAAAAAAAAGTGCCAAAGGAAGCTAAAGCGCTCTTGGACGTCTGGACACAGCTTGGATCTGAAGATCGCCATGCGCTCGAGGCCTTTGCTCACTTTCTGTTGAGTCAGCGTCAAGAGCAAGAACCTCAGGTTGAGGTGGTGTTAGAGCCTTTGAATATTGCTGCCCCCAAAGGGGAAAGTGCGGTCAAAGCACTCAAACGCCTTAAAAAGAATTACCCCATGATTGAAGCAGATATGAGCCTGCTTGATGCCGCCTCACAACTAATTATGGAGCGGGTAATGGGGGGGGCAGATACGGAAATTATCCCCAAAATGGAAAAGTTGTTTGAAGACCGCTACCAGCTGTGGAAGCATGATCAAGCTTAAGCGCACAGCTCTGTAAGTGGCGCGCACTCACCTATAAGCCGTCAGTTTATTTCAGCTCACCGGGGATGATTTGACCATTTTCCAGTCGGGCAGGGGTGTAGTGTTCGGCTGGCCCGTTGCTGGTCTCAACAAGATGCACAATGGCCCCCACGAGCATAAGACCCAAGAGCAGCGCCAAAACACGCTGAGCTGTGCGGTTATGGGTGAGATCCTCTTCTGGTCGGTCTATGACCTCTCCTTCTATGACCTCCCCTTGTCGGGCTTTCCAAAGGTGACGCAAACCAAGCACGGTCATGATGACCACCAGTACTAGAACCACCAAAATTAGTACAATACGCATGGGGCCTGCTCCTTGAGTCGTGCAAAAAAGCGGTGAAGGATCATTGCTGTTGCTCCCCAAATTGTACGCCCTTGCCAGTGATAGTGATAGCCTCCTTGTGGATTGATATGACGTCCCTCTTCCTCTTGCTGCCATAAAGGGTGTAGAGGAACGGTTAACAACTCCGCCACTTCTCTCGGGCAGGGGCTGACAGGAACGGCTTTGGGTAAGTAGGCAAACAGAGGCATAACCCGAAAACCGGTGGTGTGGGTGTCGTAGGGGATCATGCTGCCGAGAGGGATCAGCGCTTCGGCTGGTATATCAAGTTCTTCATGACACTCCCGCAGGGCTGTATCCAGTGGG from Magnetococcus sp. PR-3 harbors:
- the xth gene encoding exodeoxyribonuclease III, translating into MRIATWNVNSMNVRQDHVAQWLADDPCDVLCLQEIKMISEKFPADRFKELGWHVCQNGQKTYNGVAILSRYEMDASDLILDLPGVDATQKRFMAATIQGVRVINCYVPNGADLSSDKYLYKLDWLEKLHQFVEQEMKRYPELVVLGDYNIAPDDRDVYDATFWEGRILVSAPERAAYQHLLNLGLVDGFRHLNEAEGFFSWWDYRQGSFRRDMGVRIDHLLSSSALTDRLTACHIDKVPRGWERPSDHAPVIAHYQE
- a CDS encoding NUDIX hydrolase; the encoded protein is MHGSTPDPLTSALPDHLPDRLSSQEIAAALQQNQPPADWSWEDPQLCTAAVVVVLMRQHGLWHTLLIQRPENIPHHPGQIGLPGGKKESFDQTPLDTALRECHEELDIPAEALIPLGSMIPYDTHTTGFRVMPLFAYLPKAVPVSPCPREVAELLTVPLHPLWQQEEEGRHINPQGGYHYHWQGRTIWGATAMILHRFFARLKEQAPCVLY